The DNA sequence GAGCATAGTTCGAAAGACGCTGGGACTCAAGGGGTTTTGTGTGAAAGAGGTCAAGGAAAGCGAAGGACAACTTCTGGTTTATCTGGTTGCTGATAAGCGCTACAGGGCTGTTTGTTCTCAGTGCGGCCAAAAGATGCCTGGTTATGACACCTTGGGTGAGAGGCGCTGGAAGCACGTTCCGCTATGGGGGATTGGGGTGGTTTTGATTTATGCTCCCAGACGGGTTAAGTGCACAAGTTGTGGGGTCAAGGTGGAGAAGATTGCTTGGACACAAGGGAAAAGTCCTCTTTCTGTTTCCCTCAGTGTGGTTTTGGCCACCTGGGCAAGGGAAGTTGCCTGGCAAGTAGTGGGGCGGCTGTTTGGGTTTCACTGGAATACGGTTCGAAAGGCGGTGAAAGAGGTTGTTGAGTATGGTCTGGAGCACCGGGACATGGGTGATGTGCTCTACATTGGCATTGATGAGATCTCTCGCAGAAAGGGTCATATTTATCACACTCAGATCTATGATCTAATAGGCAAGCGGCTGTTATGGTCGGGTGAGGGTAGGAGCTCATCTACCCTTGAGGCCTTTTGTGAGCAGCTGGGTGCCAAGCGTTGTGGGCAAATAGAGGCAGTCTGTTGTGACATGTGGGCTCCCTATGTTGATGTGGTAAGACAGAGGTTTCCTAATGCTGTAATGGTATTCGATAAATTTCACATTGTGCGCCACCTTCTAGAGGCGGTGGACACAGTTCGAAGACAAGAGGCTCGGCAGCTGCAGGCCAAGAATCCGGAATTACTCAAGAGGACTCGGTATATATGGCTGAAGAATCCATGGAACCTAACACAGCAGCAGCGCATAAGGTTGAGTGAGTTGGAAAAGCTTAATCTGAAGATTAATCGGGCGTATTTGCTCAAGGAGGCATTTCGGAGGTTTTGGAATTACCTCCATCCTGCATGGGCCAATAGATTCCTTCAGCAGTGGTTCTGGTGGGCCACTCATTCCAGGTTACAGCCTATGAGGAATTTTGCTTGGATGCTACGCCGCCATCAGGAAAATATCCTCAGCTACTTCAACGTTCGAATCGACAACGGTGCAGTAGAAGCCCTCAATAACAAGGCCAAGGCCATG is a window from the bacterium genome containing:
- a CDS encoding ISL3 family transposase; this translates as SIVRKTLGLKGFCVKEVKESEGQLLVYLVADKRYRAVCSQCGQKMPGYDTLGERRWKHVPLWGIGVVLIYAPRRVKCTSCGVKVEKIAWTQGKSPLSVSLSVVLATWAREVAWQVVGRLFGFHWNTVRKAVKEVVEYGLEHRDMGDVLYIGIDEISRRKGHIYHTQIYDLIGKRLLWSGEGRSSSTLEAFCEQLGAKRCGQIEAVCCDMWAPYVDVVRQRFPNAVMVFDKFHIVRHLLEAVDTVRRQEARQLQAKNPELLKRTRYIWLKNPWNLTQQQRIRLSELEKLNLKINRAYLLKEAFRRFWNYLHPAWANRFLQQWFWWATHSRLQPMRNFAWMLRRHQENILSYFNVRIDNGAVEALNNKAKAMSHRAFGYRTAETFKLALYHGLGKLPMPQLTHKFL